The genomic region AGCGCAGACCTGAGTTCCCCCATCAGGTAGTAGGCCTGCCCAAGGTTGTAGTATGCTCCGGCAAACCCTGGGCTTGCGCCGACAGCCTGTCGGTATGCCCCGACCGCCTTCTCATACTCCTTGAGCTCAAGATAGAGGTTGCCGAGATTGTAGTAGGCCTCGGCATATCCGGGCCTGATTCGGACCGCTTCGCGGTATGCACCAATCGCCCGCTCTCGCTCACCGCTCTGCACCAAAGCCAGACCCAGGTTGTTGAAGGCTTCAGCATTTCCGGGCCGTACAGCCACCGCCCGCTTGTAACTGTCCACAGCCTCATGCCACCGTCGCATAACCGCATAGGCATTGCCCAGAATAAGATGAACATCAACCAGATTCGGATTCAACTCGAGTGCACGCCGGCACTGCTCAATCGCCTGTCTGGGTTGATCCATCCCTAGCGAACACTGGGCCAACACTCCGTAAGCATCGGCGGTCTCCGGTCTCAAGTCAAGTACCCAATGGGCTACGCGGGCGCCATTCTGAAACGACCGGACGTTGGCGTAACCTTGGGCCATCCGCAAGTAGCCACACGCAAGGACATCAATAACGCCGGCCCGTGCTGCCCTTGCCGGCACCACCCGAGCAGTTGGGTCCAACGGGTCCCAGTACTCGCGGGCCTGGGCCGAAATGGCAATCTCAAAACACACCCGTCCCTGCCAGAGAAGGTGTCGCACGCGGAAAGACAGCTTGCCCACGATAATCGAGTCCAATAATGCAAGGCTTACTCCGTCCCCGAGACCGGTTTGCTGCAGACCGAGGTAGCCATCAATTACCTGGGTCAACGTCAGAAACCGGCCGGTCTTGTCTTCGCGACCGCGCCACAGTTGGTCTCGAACTGCAGCCAGGACCTGCATCCGGTCCTCATTATCCAACTCCTGCATCCCGTTCGTCAGTCCTTCCAGTCTCGACAAAACTGATGGATGCCGGATAAGGCTGTCAAAGAGCTGTTGCAGTCGAATCCCGTATCGCACAAGGTCAGCAGTACCGCGCAACCCAGCCATGAGCATGCTACCGTAGGCAAGCGCGGTTGCTGACCCCAGGGCTTCTTCAACCATGGCTATTCCCCGGGCATAGCGCTCAGCCCTGCTCACCATATAGTTCGGCTCGAGTTCCGGACAGGAGACAATTTCCGCAAAACGCTGATCCTCGTTTGAGGGAATGATCCCCAGTGCACGCTGCACAAGCCATTCTTCTTCATCTTCCGAGATGATCAGTTCACCGGCGCGGCACAACGCAAGCAGGGCTTCGGCGTGTGCGCGGTTGACCTCGAGCTGTCGCTCCAGGGGGCCGAGCCGACTAAACTCCTCGACCGTGTACCGCATTAGGACACCACCGACCCACTTCAGTCTGGGCTCCCATCCTTTGAGTAAGGAAAGATGGCCGATCGGCAGCACCTCAGGATACTCACGTGCTCTCTTTTCTAGCTCGGCATCCAGCCGCCGGACAGCCAGACTAAGCTTGACCGGGAATGACAGCATCACAATGCCCCGGTGCGGCGGGTCTTGGCGCAACAG from candidate division WOR-3 bacterium harbors:
- a CDS encoding tetratricopeptide repeat protein, yielding RVRAWVYPPWFDSFTIITRSGQKDTPCPTLFPAKLHTNKDTTGVGVQIDIWTDEMIINCDVPAEFPERALSELEFGWFARTFLYNAGYLLRQDPPHRGIVMLSFPVKLSLAVRRLDAELEKRAREYPEVLPIGHLSLLKGWEPRLKWVGGVLMRYTVEEFSRLGPLERQLEVNRAHAEALLALCRAGELIISEDEEEWLVQRALGIIPSNEDQRFAEIVSCPELEPNYMVSRAERYARGIAMVEEALGSATALAYGSMLMAGLRGTADLVRYGIRLQQLFDSLIRHPSVLSRLEGLTNGMQELDNEDRMQVLAAVRDQLWRGREDKTGRFLTLTQVIDGYLGLQQTGLGDGVSLALLDSIIVGKLSFRVRHLLWQGRVCFEIAISAQAREYWDPLDPTARVVPARAARAGVIDVLACGYLRMAQGYANVRSFQNGARVAHWVLDLRPETADAYGVLAQCSLGMDQPRQAIEQCRRALELNPNLVDVHLILGNAYAVMRRWHEAVDSYKRAVAVRPGNAEAFNNLGLALVQSGERERAIGAYREAVRIRPGYAEAYYNLGNLYLELKEYEKAVGAYRQAVGASPGFAGAYYNLGQAYYLMGELRSALEAYQAAVKANPKHAGAWHNMGIVYRDLGEKERAVEAIEKAVELNPALLR